From Campylobacter showae:
ACCGCCTTTTGCAACACAAGGACGCATTTTTACGTGGCGAAATGCCTAATGATCCGCGCTGGTTTTACCTAAATGGCGGCGCGCAGACTTTCGCCTCCTACGATAAAGCTATCCGCACCCAGAAGCTCGCACATATAGAGTTTTTATCAAATTTACCGCTTTACTTGGAGTTTGCCGAGTTCAAAAACGCACAAGGCAGGCGGCTCGTCGCGTCGCATTCGGCGATTGGGCGGATGTGGGCGCTACGTAACTCGCACGGCGATAGCGCGGCGGAGTTTAGGCGGCATGTACTTTGCGGCAGAGGCGATTTTAGCCAAAACGAAGGCGTCTTTAATGTCTACGGCCATACGCCGATCGCTAGCCCCGATATCACGGAATTTAGCGCAAATATCGACACGGGCTGCGTTTATAAGCAAGATTTTGGCTGTCTTTGCGCGCTCGAGTTTCCGAGTATGCGGGTTTTTATGCAGGAAAATATCGAGGACGGAGAGTAAAATTTGCTGAAATTTGAGGCTAAATTTGACTAAAATTTGAAATTTTATGCACCGAGACTCGAGTCTATAAAGTATTAAATTTAGTTTTTGGTCAAATTTAACGTTATGTCCTTAAATTTCTTTAAACGAAAATGATTGTTTGACGCCGTCTTGCTTCTTTGTTAAGGGGGAAGGACTTGAATTACGCTCTGCTTTGCAGTTGCGACCGCAAAGGAAGCAAAATCCAAGCCTCACCTCTTTTACAACAAGCAAAGAGTAATCTTAAACGGTTATTCTTTGTGTAAGGGACTAATTTTAGTATAAGTTTTATAAAATTTTTAAAATTTTACTCACTCAAAGCGGTTGTCGCTCGCGCCCACGATAAATCGCGGCACGAAAATTTGGCTTCGTTACAAACTCAGCTCAAATTTTCGGGACGAAAGCTTTTCGCTCATAAAATTTAAAAATTCTTTGAAGCCAAATTTAGTATTCTCAAGATGCGGATCTCGGTGAGTAAAATTTGAAGCCAAATTTACAAATTTAGCCAAATTGGACCCCAAATTTGAACGCAAAACGATAAGGCGAAGTGTTTTTTCGTCAGACGAGGCAGCGGCGAGCGAGGCGAGGGAGCGGACTGGTCGTCCGTGACCGAAGCCGACTGAGCCGGTAACGAAGTATGGCGGAAAAAGACAAGCCGCCAATTTTAAAGTTTACGGATTTTGGCGATTTCGTCGCGCAACGCCGCCGCCTTCTCAAACTCCAGCTGCTCGGCGGCTTCTAGCATCTGCTTTCTTAGTTCTTTGATTATGCTCGCTCGCTCGGCGGCAGGCATTTTTTCTAGATTTTTGCCGCGTTTATATATCTCGCCCTCATCCTCGACGTGCAGGCTCTCTTCGATGTTCCGGCTAGCAGAGCGCGGGACGATGCCGTGAGCGCGGTTGTATTCGTCCTGCATCTTGCGGCGAGCTAGCGTCGTATCCATCGCTTCTTGCATGGATTTGGTGATCTTTTTGGCAAACATCAGCACTCGTCCGTTTACGTTTCTAGCCGCGCGCCCCATCGTTTGTATGAGGCTCGTCGTTGAGCGCAAAAAGCCTTCCTTATCGGCGTCCATGATGGCTATGAGGCTAACCTCGGGCAGATCAAGCCCTTCTCTTAGCAAATTTATGCCGATAAGCATATCAAACTCGCCTCCGCGCAGTCCGCGGATGATCTCGTTTCGCTCGACGGCGTCGATATCGGAGTGCATGTATTTGACCTTGATGCCAAGCTCGGTGTAGTAGCGACTGAGCTCCTCGGCCATCTTTTTGGTAAGCACGGTGACTAGTACGCGCTCGTTTCTCTCGATGGTTTTTTTTGCCTCGTCAAATAAAATCTCCACCTGATTTTCGCTGTCTTTTATCTCGATTAAGGGATCTAGCAGTCCCGTCGGGCGTAAAATTTGCTCGTAGACGTGGCCGCGGCTTAAATTTATCTCGTATTCGTTCGGGGTCGCCGAGACGAAAAGAAATTTGGCGCGTTTGTTTATAAACTCGTCAAATTTAAGCGGACGGTTATCAAGCGCGGACGGGAGACGAAATCCGTACTCCACCAGCACCTCTTTTCGGCTACGGTCACCCGCGTACATCCCGCGAAACTGCGGCAGGCTCACGTGGCTTTCGTCCACGATGACTAGATAGTCCTTGCCGCCAAGTTCGAAATAATCAAACATAGAGTAGGGCGTCTCTCCTGCCTTTTGCCCGGTTAGGTGGCGCGCGTAGTTTTCGATGCCCTTGCACATGCCCGTGCTGCTCATCATTTCTAGGTCAAACTCCACTCGTTGTTTTAGGCGCTGAGCCTCGACGAGCTTGCCTTGCTCGTTAAATTCTTTTAGCCGCTCTTCTAGCTCCTCTTCTATCTGTTTGATGGCGATTTTTAGGCGGTCTGCGCCCACGATAAACTGACTCGTGGCATAAAGCGTAAATTTACCCACGTCTTTTAGTTTTTTGTTTTCCAGCACGTCAAAGTGATACATAGCGTCTATCTCGTCGCCGAAAAACTCTATACGAAGCGCTTCGTCTCCCCAGTATGCGGGATAGACGTCCACCACGTCGCCGTTTACGCGAAAGTCGCCTAGGTCGAAGTAGTTATCGTTTCGCTTGTAGCCCATATCGACGAGCTTTTGCAGTAGCGCGCGCTGATTGATATTTTCGCCCACGCCCAGATACGCGACCATGCCTTGGTATTCGCTAGGATTACCTAAGCCGTAGTTGGCCGACACCGACGCCACGCACACGACGTCGTCAAAGCTAAGCAAGCTCGCCGTCGCAGATAGGCGCAGACGCTCGAGCTCTTCGTTTACGGAGCTGTCCTTTTCGATGAAAAGGTCTTGACGCGGGATGTAGGCTTCGGGCTGATAGTAGTCGTAGTAGCTGATGAAATACTCCACGTGATTTTTAGGGAAAAAGCCCTTAAATTCGCTATAAAGCTGCGCGGCAAGGGACTTGTTGTGCGTCATGATTAGCGTTGGCATATTTAGCTCGCGTATAACGTTTGCCATCGTAAAGGTCTTGCCTGAGCCCGTGACACCTAAAAGCGTTTGATATTTGTTGCCAGATCTTACGGAGGCTACTATGTTAGCGACTGCGCGGGCCTGATCCTCGCTCGGGCTAAATTTGGACGAAATTTCAAAATTTTTCATTTTTTACCTTAAAAATCAGCTTTTTTTGTTACAATTACGTAAAATTATACCAAAACTAAGGAAAAAGATGTTTGATAACGATAAAGTACTAAACACCCTAACCGACAAGGTAAACGACCTGCTGGCTAGATATAACGAAATCTGCGAAGAAAACGAGTCTCTACGCAACGAACTAATCAGCGTCAAAGCCCAAAACGAAGCTAAAACAAATCAAATCGCCCGCCTAGAAGAAGACCTGAGAACCAAAAACACCGAGAGCGACGACGTTATCCGCAAGATCGAAGCGGTACTGGGAAAATAAATAAACAATGAAAAAAATAACGGTAAAAATAGCTTCCACATTCTACAACATCAGCCTCGAGGACGACTTTGCCCAAAATTTTGAAAAAGAGTGGGAGACCTTTACCGGAGGCAAAAAATATCTCGACGTCAAAGAGCTACTAAGCGCCTTTGTCCAAAAATGCTATGAAAACTATCAGCAGGAGCGCGATCTGCGCTCTTTGGCCCAAAAAGTAAGTAAAGAAATAAGTTAAATTTTATCCTAGATTACTTTTTTACACGCACCCATATAAAAAGATTTCATTTTAATCTATTTTTAAGCTAATTATCTATATAATCCCGCCAACTGCATAAGTGTATGCAGAAATAAACACAAGGAGTCTCATATGAGAAAAGGTTTTACAATGATTGAGTTGATCTTCGTGATCGTTATACTAGGTATTTTGGCTGCTGTAGCTATCCCAAGACTAACTGCGACTAGAGATGACGCTGAGATAGCAAAAGCTGGAACAAACTTAACTACACTAATCAGTGACTTGGGTGCTTATTATACTTCACAAGGTGAATTTGCTACAAAATTAAGTGGTATGACAAATGTTCAGCTTAGTAACGGTGGTGCAGCCCTTACAGACGAAATAGTAGCTGCCGGTAAAAAATGCGTGAAAGTTACTTTGGTTCCAACTATTGATGGTACTACAGGTAAGCCTGCTCACTTAAAGGTAGAAGGGGGCACTGATAAGACTACAGAAATATGCAAAAAGGTCTTAGCTAGCAAAGGTGTTGATACTTTAGTAAAAGGCAAATTTACTTTCTCACATAAAACAACTGGAGCTATTACAGAGAGCGGCGCTGGCGAGGTTGCGATCAGCGGTATAAACGTTAAATTCTAATTTTTAGAAAAAATAAGCTTAATAATTAAAGCCCAAGCTTGCCTTAGCAAGTTTTGGGCTTTTTTTAATTTAGCCCTAAATTTATCTAGGAAAAGATATGAGATACGCATTTACTATGATAGGGCTCATATTTGTTATAGTTATCTTGGGGATACTTACCACATTTTGCGATTCCTTGCTTGACTCTTGCTAGAGATGATGCGAATTTCGTTCAAATTTTAGCCAATACAAAACAGCTTATGAGCGATGTGATGGCGTATAATGCCTCGTAAGGCGGGATATCAAACGATATAAAAGATATGACGAACGTTCCAAGCGTTTCTTTTGGCGGTAGTGTCAATCTAAATAATGCTACTTACCCGCACAGTATTTGATATTTAAGACTAAAGACTGCGTGTTAAAATTCCGCTTTATAAAAGACGCCGCCAGTCATGTAGTTATAAAGCTAGATCCAAGCGTAATTATAAACTATTGTAAGGTTCTTGAAAGAAATAATGATTTTATCAGTTTAAAAAACAGTGAATACCCTGTTGGATCAAAAGCTATTTTTTAATATAAAGTGGTATAATTTTCCAAAAATTTAAAAACGTCAAGAGGTTATTATGAAGCGTGGATTTACGATGCTTGAACTAGTATTTGTAATAGTTGTTATTGGAATACTAGCTAGTATTGCTGTGCCTAGATTGTTTGTAACGAGAGATGATGCGGTGCTCGTTAAAGCTAGAAGTGATATAGCCTCGATACGAAGCGGTATAATAAATAAGCATAATACTGATATGCTATCTGGCAAATTTACTTATGATAGCCTTGAAAAATCTGGAGCAACGAATATTTTTGCTAATGTTTTGCAAAACGGTATAAAAGAAAAAGGCGCTTCTGATGTATCTGGGTGGAAAAAAGGAGGCACGACAGGCAGCAGGACTGTATATACCTTTGCGTTAAATAAAAATCAAAGCGTAGATTTTGCTTATGATACTGCCGATGGCTCTTTTAGTTGCCCAAAAAACGACAAACTCTGCAAACAATTGACGGAGTAATGCCCTACTACCAAATAATTCCGAGCGGCTTAAACCTTAAGCCGCTTACATATTGTTCAGATTTTAAAATACCCAATTTTACCCAAGTCTTAATCAATATAAAAAATAAAAAAACTATCGGCTATGTCCTCCAAAGCGTAGCCGAGCCGAATTTTAAAACGCTTGAAATTTTAGAAATTTTACCCGCCACGCTTACACCGATACAAATCTCTCTTTTGAAATTTATCTCGCATTACTATGTCGTAAATTTATCTGTTGCGGCTGGGCTTTTTAATCCACTAGAAATTGAAGCGCCTTGCTTGCAAAATTTGACGAAGGTGCAAATTTTGAGCGACAAAAATGAGCTAAACGATAACTTAGATGTCAAATTTGACGATAGCAAAGAGTTAAATTTGACTACGGAATTAAACGAAACATCGCAGTCAAATTTGCCTGAAAATTTAAATAGCGGCGACTATCAGGAAAATTTGAACTCAAATGGGAACGTTGCTACTGAATTAAAATTTAATACCTCTGAGCAGTTGCCCAAAACGGCTTTCGACCACCTAAATATATCCGAGTTTTTCCCAAAAATCCCAAGCCTAAACCAAGACCAGCAAGAGGCGCTAAATTTTGCCAAAATTCACAAAACGAGTTTGATTTTCGGCGATACGGGGAGCGGTAAAAGCGAGATTTATTTTTCCCTTATCCGCGAATATCTACTCGCGGGCAAACAAGTTTTGCTTTTGATGCCTGAAATCTCGCTAACGCCTCAGATGACGAAGCGGCTAAAGAGCTATTTTGGCGAAAAATTCGGAGTCTGGCACTCCAAAATAACCCCAAAAAAACGCGGCGAAATCCTGCAAAAATTTCAGAGTCGCGAGATAAATTTGATCGCAGGCGCGCGCTCAGCGCTGTTTTTGCCATTTAGCGAGCTTGGACTCATCATCGTCGACGAGGAGCACGACGACAGCTACAAATCCGCGCAAAATCCGCACTATAACGCCCGCGACCTCGCGCTATTTTTAGCGAGCAAATTTGACGTCAAAGTCGTGCTAGGCTCTGCTACTCCGAGCGTCGTGAGCTTCAAAAAGCAGCCTCATTTTAGGCTAAGGG
This genomic window contains:
- a CDS encoding metallophosphoesterase, with the translated sequence MLNDYGDQIYLIGDVHGCYKTLCALIDRLPRGADSKICFVGDLIDRGNGSFEVVQLAMQRGYAAVMGNHEYRLLQHKDAFLRGEMPNDPRWFYLNGGAQTFASYDKAIRTQKLAHIEFLSNLPLYLEFAEFKNAQGRRLVASHSAIGRMWALRNSHGDSAAEFRRHVLCGRGDFSQNEGVFNVYGHTPIASPDITEFSANIDTGCVYKQDFGCLCALEFPSMRVFMQENIEDGE
- the uvrB gene encoding excinuclease ABC subunit UvrB codes for the protein MKNFEISSKFSPSEDQARAVANIVASVRSGNKYQTLLGVTGSGKTFTMANVIRELNMPTLIMTHNKSLAAQLYSEFKGFFPKNHVEYFISYYDYYQPEAYIPRQDLFIEKDSSVNEELERLRLSATASLLSFDDVVCVASVSANYGLGNPSEYQGMVAYLGVGENINQRALLQKLVDMGYKRNDNYFDLGDFRVNGDVVDVYPAYWGDEALRIEFFGDEIDAMYHFDVLENKKLKDVGKFTLYATSQFIVGADRLKIAIKQIEEELEERLKEFNEQGKLVEAQRLKQRVEFDLEMMSSTGMCKGIENYARHLTGQKAGETPYSMFDYFELGGKDYLVIVDESHVSLPQFRGMYAGDRSRKEVLVEYGFRLPSALDNRPLKFDEFINKRAKFLFVSATPNEYEINLSRGHVYEQILRPTGLLDPLIEIKDSENQVEILFDEAKKTIERNERVLVTVLTKKMAEELSRYYTELGIKVKYMHSDIDAVERNEIIRGLRGGEFDMLIGINLLREGLDLPEVSLIAIMDADKEGFLRSTTSLIQTMGRAARNVNGRVLMFAKKITKSMQEAMDTTLARRKMQDEYNRAHGIVPRSASRNIEESLHVEDEGEIYKRGKNLEKMPAAERASIIKELRKQMLEAAEQLEFEKAAALRDEIAKIRKL
- a CDS encoding type IV pilin protein; translated protein: MRKGFTMIELIFVIVILGILAAVAIPRLTATRDDAEIAKAGTNLTTLISDLGAYYTSQGEFATKLSGMTNVQLSNGGAALTDEIVAAGKKCVKVTLVPTIDGTTGKPAHLKVEGGTDKTTEICKKVLASKGVDTLVKGKFTFSHKTTGAITESGAGEVAISGINVKF
- a CDS encoding type II secretion system protein, which translates into the protein MLELVFVIVVIGILASIAVPRLFVTRDDAVLVKARSDIASIRSGIINKHNTDMLSGKFTYDSLEKSGATNIFANVLQNGIKEKGASDVSGWKKGGTTGSRTVYTFALNKNQSVDFAYDTADGSFSCPKNDKLCKQLTE
- a CDS encoding primosomal protein N'; this translates as MPYYQIIPSGLNLKPLTYCSDFKIPNFTQVLINIKNKKTIGYVLQSVAEPNFKTLEILEILPATLTPIQISLLKFISHYYVVNLSVAAGLFNPLEIEAPCLQNLTKVQILSDKNELNDNLDVKFDDSKELNLTTELNETSQSNLPENLNSGDYQENLNSNGNVATELKFNTSEQLPKTAFDHLNISEFFPKIPSLNQDQQEALNFAKIHKTSLIFGDTGSGKSEIYFSLIREYLLAGKQVLLLMPEISLTPQMTKRLKSYFGEKFGVWHSKITPKKRGEILQKFQSREINLIAGARSALFLPFSELGLIIVDEEHDDSYKSAQNPHYNARDLALFLASKFDVKVVLGSATPSVVSFKKQPHFRLRGTFFKSEKKFIYDESETGASDMILGELAASFASSKQAVVFLPTRANFRYLSCRECGSTIKCPFCSVGMSFYKKRNVLKCQYCGFTTAATCSCEKCGSEMIEAKKIGTDELTEALRSAFPAARIEKFDRDEITTQNKLEKTLKAFNAGEIDALVGTQMLSKGHDYHNVDLAVIMGVDELLNFPDFRARERTLALAMQVAGRAGRSGEGRVVVQSRQREFFENFITDYDAFLAEEILAREPIYPPFARLLRVVVSEKSEQAVKQRLEICVAELENLRAAETSLEIVGHGKCAIEILGGKYRFEILLRCASHAPLIKAARICAAHGFDVDMDPINFS